From the Lysobacter soyae genome, the window ACTTGCGTTTGCCTTCTGCCATGGCCGGCACGATGGCTGCAAAGATCAATGCGACAAACAGCAGCAAAAACGCCGGTTGCGTCATGACGCTGAGTGCCTTTTGAGTCCGGGTGTTCATGGAGCCATCCTGTTGGAGTGGTGTTGTATTGAACTATAACACCAACACTGAACATGTCAACACCGGAATGACCCAACTAAAGGCATGGTCCGTGAAATTTATCTAAGTGATTGAATCAATTGCAAAAAACGCGTCGCATCGACGTTTCCGCCGCTGATAATGACGCCTACGCGGGTGCCAGCGGGCAGTTGTAGCGCACCGGAGACTAGGGCGCCCAGGCCCAAGCAACCCGTCGGTTCGACCCAAATCTTCATGCGTTCGGCGTAGAGCTGCATGGCTTGGATCAAGGCCGGGTCATCGACGGCGACCACGTCGGTCACCAAGCTGCGAATGATGTCGAAGGTGAGGGTACCCAGTGCTTGAGTTTGTGCACCATCGGCGATGGTCTTCGGCGTGTCGATTTGCACGATTTCGCCTTTTTGAAAGCTTTGCTGGCCGTCATTACCGGCCAGAGGTTCGCAACCGATGACCCGGATATCCGGTTGAAGCGCTTTCGCCGCGATGGCGGTGCCTGCCAGCAAACCACCGCCGCCCAGCGGTGCGCAAATCACCTCGAGGTCAGGAACCTCTTGCATGAATTCAAGCGCAACAGTGCCTTGTCCGGCAATCACGTGCGGGTGATTGAAAGGCGGGATGATTGTCATACCGGAGTGTGCGGCGATCTCATCGCAAATGCTCTCCCGGTTCTCCTGATACCGGTCGTAAAAACGCACTTCCGCACCGTAGGCCTTCGTCGCCGCGATCTTAATAACAGGCGCGTCAGCGGGCATGACGATGGTTGCCGGCATTTGCAGCAGGCGTGCGCTGCATGCAATCGCTTGTGCGTGATTCCCGGAAGACGCGGTCACCACGCCATGTCGCTTTTGATCAGCATCAAATTGCGAAAGCGCGTTGTAGGCGCCACGCATCTTGAATGCACCGACCCGTTGGAAGTTCTCACATTTGAAATGCAGATCCAATCCGGTCAATGCATTCAATGCGGAGGAGGTGAGAACCGGTGTTTTGTTCACTGCGCACGCGATCCGATCTGCAGCTGTGACGATGTCTTCGAAAACGACTGCGTGCATATGCGGGACTTTTCGGAAAGGTGTGGCGGAATTCTATCGGCGAAAGGAGTTCACGGTGCCAAGCGCAGAAGTTTCGCGTTGCTACCGTCTTCCAATGCCCAGACTGACTCGTCCGGTGCTTGGACGACATCACGTATCCGCTCACCCATGTCGATCCGCTCCACTTCGCGCGCATGGCCATTCTCAATCTTCACGCGTATGAGGGCCTCGGATGAAAGGCCGCTGATCAATGCATCACCGGTCCATTGCGGTATGCGTTTGCCGGTGTAGAACATCAAACTGGAGGGCGAGATGACCGGCGTCCAGGTCATTAACGGTGCGCGGAATTCCGGGCGAGTCTTGTGGTCTGGAATCGACTTGCCGCTGTAATGATCCCCATCAGACACCTCCGGGTAACCGTAATTTTTTCCGCGTTCAATCACATTGAACTCATCGCCACCGCGCGGTCCCATTTCATGTTCGTAGAGCTTTCCGTCCGCGGGGTTGAAGGCCAGCCCTAACAAGTTTCTATGGCCGAGCGACCAAATTTGAGTGGCGACGCCGCCTTGCGCGAAGAAGGGATTATCAGCAGGGGAGGTGCCGTCATCATTCAGGCGCAACACTTTGCCTAAGTTGGCTTTCATGTCTTGGGCGGGGAAGAATTTTTGCCGTTCACCCGAGGTGACGAACATCTTTCCATCCGTTGCGAACACAATGCGATGGCTGTAATGCCCCTCACCTTCGACTTTCGGGACCTGTCGCCAGATGACTTCGCCATCGGATAACTGGCCGTTACCTTGGTCATCCAAAGCGAGCTTCGCGCGCATGATGGCGGCGCCTTGGGTGCCATTCCCGCCGGATTCCGCAAAACTCAAATAGACCATTCGGTTGTTGGCGTAGTCCGGATGAAGTGCGATGTCACCCAAGCCGCCTTGGCCGCCGTAGGCCACTGAAGGAGTGCCGGAAATGTTTCCGGTTTTTCCCGTAACGGGATCAAACAATCGCAGATTTCCTTTTTTCTCTGTGACCAACAAGCGCCCGTCGGGCAGGAATGTCATTGCCCACGGTTCGTTGAATCGTGCGAGCTCGGTTCGCTTCAGGTTCATGGCCTTCGGGGCGCCCGCGGCATCTCGCTTCGCATCGTTTTGCCCCGGATTGCCGGCAGTGCCGTTTTGGCAGGCGGCAAACAGGATGGCGGCAGCGGCCAAGGGCAGGGCAGTGAGCTGATGTCGAGTCGTCTTCATAGCAATTCTCCGGTATCCGGCCATTGTGAAAGAGGCGGGGTTAAACGGCTGTCAGTACATCATGTGATTGTGTCCGCTTAATCCGCTGCCTAAGATGCCGCTTGAATCCATGCTATGAAGGTAGGCCTGCGTCGATGGGTGCCGGACATGATCACGGCGGTGGCGCCGTCAAATTCGAAAAACCCCTTTGGATCGCGCTGGCGCTGACCTCGTGTTTTCTGATCGTGGAAGTGGTGGGGGCATTTGTTTCCAACAGCCTCGCCTTGCTTTCGGATGCGGCGCATATGGGCACCGATGTCATTGCCTTGGCGATTTCCCTGTTCGCGGTGCGCTTGGGCAAACGTCCGGCTGACGCCAAACGAACCTACGGTTACGCGCGTATGGAAGCCATTGGTGCATTGATCAACGGTGGCTTGTTGTTTTCGGTCGCCGGATTCGTGCTTTGGGAAGCCCTCGGGCGCTTTCTCTCGCCGCCGCCTGTGGCATCGAACGCCATGTTGTTGGTCGCTGCGATCGGCCTGGTCATCAATCTGATTTCCATGCGATTGCTAAAGGCCGGTGCGGGGGAGAACCTCAATATGAAAGGGGCTTATCTGGAGGTCTGGAGCGATATGCTCGGATCAGTCGGGGTGATTATCGGTGCCCTGGTAATCCGAATGACGGGGTGGACCGTGGTGGATCCGATCATTGCCGTGTTGATCGGCCTGTGGGTGCTCCCAAGGACATGGATTTTGTTGAAGCAATCCAGTCATATTTTGATGCAGGGCGTGCCTGATGGATTGGATTTGGATGCGGTGCGGGCGAGTTTGGCCGAGCATCCGGCGGTGTCGGAAGTGCACGATTTACATGCGTGGGCGCTGGGGTCCAAAGATGCGGTGCTGACCGTTCACGTTGTGGTGGGACCCGGCGTTACCGAACCTGACCGAATTCGATCAGAGCTTGCGGAACTTTTGCATGATCGGTTTGATGTAGAGCACGCCACGATCCAGGTCGAGTCTGCGCATTGCGGCGGACATGCCCTGCATGCCTGATTGGCATGCGCCGACAAACGGATTTCTAACGCGCCCCAGGTCGTTTTTACAGCATCATGGGCACTGACTCCCCATTGATGTGAATTTATGCTCGAGATGCTCTCTGATCCGCAAATCTGGATCGCGCTCCTGACCCTGACGGCCTTGGAGCTCGTGCTCGGCATAGACAACATCATTTTCATTTCAATTTTGTCAGGTCGTCTGCCGGTCGAACAACGCGACCGCGCCCGCAAGGTCGGCTTGGCACTCGCTGCGATTACGCGCATTGGCTTGTTGTTCGCCATCAGTTGGATCATCGGTTTGACCGATCCGCTGTTCAACGTCGCCGGTCATCCGATTTCCTGGCGCGACATCATCCTGATCGGTGGTGGTCTGTTCTTGATCGGAAAAGCCTCGCACGAGATCCATAACAAGGTGGAAGAGGCTGGCGCACCATTGGAACCGTTTTCGGCCTCGGCGACATTCGCCGGTGTGATCGCCCAAATCATGGTGCTGGACATCGTTTTCTCGCTCGATTCGATCATTACCGCCGTGGGCATGGTCGATGAGCGTTGGGTCATGGTGACCGCAATTCTGATCTCGATCGCCTTCATGGTGGCGTTTGCCAAGCCGCTGAGCGATTTCGTTGAGCGCCATCCGACGGTCAAGATTCTTGCATTGGCGTTCCTGATGATGATCGGTCTGGTGCTGATCGCGGACGGCTTCGGGATGCACATTCCCAAGGGCTACGTGTATTCGGCGATGGCGTTTTCGGTCTTCGTTGAGCTGATCAATCTGTGGTTGCGGCGTAAGGCGCGTTTGGCGGGTAAGACCGCAGGACCGGCGGATAAAGCGTAAGCGCTCCCAGCCATGCGTGGGCGTTTACATAATATGCATTATGCGAACTACTATAGATGAGTGACAACAACGAGCCCTACTTGGCAGCGCCGATGAAAACGCCGGAATCCGGGATAAAACCGACGAACCGTCTGCGCTTGTCCAACACCAATGCATTCCTTCGTCGCAACGCCCGTTGGTTTTTTTGGGCCGCTGTGGCCGGAACCTTGGCGAAGATTACAGAGGAAGTTCTCGAGTTCGACCTCATCCCTGTGGATCGCAGCATTCTGCTGTTCCTGCATCAATGGATTCCGGCAAGTTGGTTGCCGCTCGTCAATGCCGCGACACTCACCGGGTCGTCGAAGTTCCTGATCCCGTTGGTTGCGGTTATCGCCGTTGCGCTGTGGCTTCGACGCCACAGATTTGAAGCCATACAAATTGCCCTGGCGATGGCGGTCGCAGGCGCGGTCATCTATATCGTTAAAACTTCAGTGAATCGCGTCAGGCCCCAACTTTGGGAGACAGAGACCTATTGGGGCTCCAGCTTTCCCAGCGGACATACGTTGGGCGTTGCTGCGGTCGCGACCGCGTGCTGGTTGGCGGTTTCGCGTTTGGCGCCGCGGCATCTGACCCTCGCCAGCCTTTCGTTAACGGCTTGGGTCTGCTTGGTGGCGCTGTCTCGATTGATCTTGGGCGTGCATTGGCCAACCGACGTCGCCGCGGCCGCATGTGCAGGCTTGCTGATTGCTGTGGCAATCAACGGCATCGGGCTGATGATCAAACGCAGGGCGCCATTGCGCTGAACCAGAGATTCGGTACGCTAGGGCATGGAGACGAAAATGCCCAATTCGCAGTTTGAAACAACGCTTCAGACGCTCCGCAACAATTTCGACAGCGGCGTCACGCGTTCAATCGAATGGCGACGACGACGTCTGCAGCAATTGGATAGATTGTTACAGGAAAACGCGGCAGCGCTAGAAGCCGCATTGAAATCCGACCTCGGCAAATGTGCGGTGGAAGCAAAGCTCACCGAAACCGCATTCTTACGTTCTGAAATCGCCCATGCACTTCGGCATTTGAAGTGCTGGATGCGTCCACGCCGTCTCGGTATGCCGCTCTCGTTGCAGCCTGCCAGCGGAATTTTGCAGGCGGAACCTCTGGGTGTCGTGCTGATCATCGCACCTTGGAACTATCCGATCCAGTTGTTATTTTCACCGTTGGCAAGCGCCCTCGCCGCCGGCAATACCGCGATTTTGAAGCCGAGCGAAGTCGCGACGCATTGCAGCGCGCTGATTGCGGAACTGGTGCCGAAGTATTTCAAGCCCGACGAAGTGGCGGTGGTGGAAGGCGGGGTGGCCGAGACCACTGCCCTGCTCGCCCTGCCCTACGATCACATTTTTTATACCGGTAACGGCCAGGTGGCGCGCGTCATTCTGCAAGCGGCCGCTGCGCATCTGACGCCGGTAACCTTGGAACTCGGCGGAAAATGTCCGGCGTGGGTGGATGAAAGTGCGGATCTTGCCGTCACGGCGCAGCGCTTGGTCTGGGCAAAATTTTTGAATGCCGGTCAAACCTGTGTTGCACCGGATCATGTGCTGGCATCACGCGGCACATTGGACAAACTCAAGCCGCTGTTGATCGCCGCCATTCGCGAGCAATTCGGCGAGGCACCGTCGGACAGCGCGGCATATGGTCGCATCATCAATGCAAAGCACTTCGATCGACTCGTGGGATTGTTGTCAGACGCCACGATCATCTCGGGCGGCAAGCACGACGCCCAACAGCGTTACATTGCGCCCACGCTGGTCGAAGGCATCGCGCAGTCGCACCCGCTGATGCAAGAGGAAATATTCGGCCCGATCTTGCCTTTGATAGAAGTCAAGGGATTGGACGCAGCCATCGCATCGATTCGTGCATATGGCAAACCGCTTGCTGTGTATGCATTTACGCGTGACGCAACCGTGCGAAAAACCTTGGCAGAACGCACAGCATCGGGTGCATTGGTATTCAACATGGCGGTCGGTCATCTCGGTGCAGCTGAAGTGCCGTTCGGCGGCGTCGGCGAAAGTGGCATGGGGGCCAGTCATGGCTGGGCGGGGTTCCAAACATTCAGTCATCTGCGCCCGGTGGTCGACAAATCATTTTGGCCGGACACCCTGAAGCTCATCATGCCGCCCTATGGACGAACGGTGGAACGCGTCATCAAATATCTGATCGCAAAGGAATGAAGGGAATGGGATTCAGC encodes:
- a CDS encoding threo-3-hydroxy-L-aspartate ammonia-lyase, with translation MHAVVFEDIVTAADRIACAVNKTPVLTSSALNALTGLDLHFKCENFQRVGAFKMRGAYNALSQFDADQKRHGVVTASSGNHAQAIACSARLLQMPATIVMPADAPVIKIAATKAYGAEVRFYDRYQENRESICDEIAAHSGMTIIPPFNHPHVIAGQGTVALEFMQEVPDLEVICAPLGGGGLLAGTAIAAKALQPDIRVIGCEPLAGNDGQQSFQKGEIVQIDTPKTIADGAQTQALGTLTFDIIRSLVTDVVAVDDPALIQAMQLYAERMKIWVEPTGCLGLGALVSGALQLPAGTRVGVIISGGNVDATRFLQLIQSLR
- a CDS encoding PQQ-dependent sugar dehydrogenase, with protein sequence MKTTRHQLTALPLAAAAILFAACQNGTAGNPGQNDAKRDAAGAPKAMNLKRTELARFNEPWAMTFLPDGRLLVTEKKGNLRLFDPVTGKTGNISGTPSVAYGGQGGLGDIALHPDYANNRMVYLSFAESGGNGTQGAAIMRAKLALDDQGNGQLSDGEVIWRQVPKVEGEGHYSHRIVFATDGKMFVTSGERQKFFPAQDMKANLGKVLRLNDDGTSPADNPFFAQGGVATQIWSLGHRNLLGLAFNPADGKLYEHEMGPRGGDEFNVIERGKNYGYPEVSDGDHYSGKSIPDHKTRPEFRAPLMTWTPVISPSSLMFYTGKRIPQWTGDALISGLSSEALIRVKIENGHAREVERIDMGERIRDVVQAPDESVWALEDGSNAKLLRLAP
- a CDS encoding cation diffusion facilitator family transporter yields the protein MGAGHDHGGGAVKFEKPLWIALALTSCFLIVEVVGAFVSNSLALLSDAAHMGTDVIALAISLFAVRLGKRPADAKRTYGYARMEAIGALINGGLLFSVAGFVLWEALGRFLSPPPVASNAMLLVAAIGLVINLISMRLLKAGAGENLNMKGAYLEVWSDMLGSVGVIIGALVIRMTGWTVVDPIIAVLIGLWVLPRTWILLKQSSHILMQGVPDGLDLDAVRASLAEHPAVSEVHDLHAWALGSKDAVLTVHVVVGPGVTEPDRIRSELAELLHDRFDVEHATIQVESAHCGGHALHA
- a CDS encoding TerC family protein, which encodes MLEMLSDPQIWIALLTLTALELVLGIDNIIFISILSGRLPVEQRDRARKVGLALAAITRIGLLFAISWIIGLTDPLFNVAGHPISWRDIILIGGGLFLIGKASHEIHNKVEEAGAPLEPFSASATFAGVIAQIMVLDIVFSLDSIITAVGMVDERWVMVTAILISIAFMVAFAKPLSDFVERHPTVKILALAFLMMIGLVLIADGFGMHIPKGYVYSAMAFSVFVELINLWLRRKARLAGKTAGPADKA
- a CDS encoding phosphatase PAP2 family protein, producing MSDNNEPYLAAPMKTPESGIKPTNRLRLSNTNAFLRRNARWFFWAAVAGTLAKITEEVLEFDLIPVDRSILLFLHQWIPASWLPLVNAATLTGSSKFLIPLVAVIAVALWLRRHRFEAIQIALAMAVAGAVIYIVKTSVNRVRPQLWETETYWGSSFPSGHTLGVAAVATACWLAVSRLAPRHLTLASLSLTAWVCLVALSRLILGVHWPTDVAAAACAGLLIAVAINGIGLMIKRRAPLR
- a CDS encoding aldehyde dehydrogenase family protein, translating into MPNSQFETTLQTLRNNFDSGVTRSIEWRRRRLQQLDRLLQENAAALEAALKSDLGKCAVEAKLTETAFLRSEIAHALRHLKCWMRPRRLGMPLSLQPASGILQAEPLGVVLIIAPWNYPIQLLFSPLASALAAGNTAILKPSEVATHCSALIAELVPKYFKPDEVAVVEGGVAETTALLALPYDHIFYTGNGQVARVILQAAAAHLTPVTLELGGKCPAWVDESADLAVTAQRLVWAKFLNAGQTCVAPDHVLASRGTLDKLKPLLIAAIREQFGEAPSDSAAYGRIINAKHFDRLVGLLSDATIISGGKHDAQQRYIAPTLVEGIAQSHPLMQEEIFGPILPLIEVKGLDAAIASIRAYGKPLAVYAFTRDATVRKTLAERTASGALVFNMAVGHLGAAEVPFGGVGESGMGASHGWAGFQTFSHLRPVVDKSFWPDTLKLIMPPYGRTVERVIKYLIAKE